In a single window of the Pseudodesulfovibrio profundus genome:
- a CDS encoding UvrD-helicase domain-containing protein produces MERFTADLHIHSRFSRATSKNLTIRSLAAWGRVKGLHVLGTGDFTHPEWLAEIEEQLHDDGSGLFVLRDSKGLEEEIPSFDGEIPGRTRFMLQTEISSIYKRGGKVRKVHNLVYMPNLDAVHRFNEQLDAIGNLASDGRPILGLDSRDLLDIVLECHPQAFLVPAHIWTPWFSLFGSKSGFNSIKECFGDYSQEIFAMETGLSSDPEMNWTWSELDRIKLISNSDAHSGEKLGREANLFRGEMSYEGIYRALRSEGLGHKFLGTVEFFPEEGKYHMDGHRKCGVTMDPHETMARGGICPVCGKPVTVGVYNRVLELADRQEPVKPPGAANFTSLIPLKEVLSEVVGVGPNSKKVNTLYMQLIKEFGTEMDILQRVPAEDLNRYSCHLGEGLTRMREGNVLRKPGYDGEFGVISVFNEKERAEIKNGASLIAKPKRKKKQTKNAEPEEAVCTPFTQTVEETKPLTYNTAQQAAINAGPGPVLVLAGPGTGKTQTLMGRISRLIDEGVTPRRILALTFTRRAAQEMRTRLKALRGEDAEMPQAGTLHALCFDYWKHAYNETPVVLPESAAKKLFADVNPELNGKNLNHYWNKYNVGREQLAPLSSDLEDAHINYGNQKNHWDLVDYTDLLEFMLEQSGAPTFKMPYTHVLVDEVQDLSPLQLAVIRGIAGESGNGVFCIGDPRQSIYGFRGAVGDVGNRLGEIWDKLETITLSENYRSGQKILDCSGALFPDDPPLHANLDIDATIHFFEAPDDVREATWISDKIKGLIGATSHSISDAEGHGELAPGDIAVLVRFKALIPILEKALKRAGIPCSTPELDGFWQEPRVASILKAAQRFLGMSLEGPDESDDNEFVDIPDHILAKGPVGLAAYLSETPPYDQFFWESRQFKELKKAFDERGGWQGLVTWVSLQTELELIRRTSEKVQIMTLHASKGLEFDAVFMPACEEGILPFAGMDLLTAKITLTPGRGQRFHEERRLMYVGMSRAKRNLYISRSSQRKLYGKTLNLPRSRYLREIPEKLVTRSTLSAKRVTKEKQLGLLD; encoded by the coding sequence ATGGAACGATTTACCGCAGACCTCCACATCCATTCGCGTTTTTCCAGGGCCACCAGCAAAAACCTGACCATCCGCAGCCTCGCTGCATGGGGCCGCGTCAAGGGCCTTCATGTGCTCGGGACAGGGGACTTCACCCACCCGGAGTGGCTGGCGGAAATAGAAGAACAACTACACGACGACGGCAGTGGTCTCTTCGTGCTGCGGGACAGCAAGGGCCTGGAAGAGGAAATCCCTTCCTTTGACGGTGAGATTCCCGGTCGCACGCGGTTCATGCTGCAGACCGAGATCAGTTCCATATATAAGCGTGGCGGCAAAGTGCGCAAAGTGCACAACCTTGTCTACATGCCCAATCTCGACGCCGTGCACCGATTCAATGAACAGCTCGACGCAATCGGCAATCTGGCCTCTGACGGCCGCCCCATTCTCGGACTGGACAGCCGCGACCTGCTGGATATCGTGCTTGAGTGCCACCCGCAGGCGTTTCTGGTCCCTGCACATATTTGGACGCCGTGGTTTTCCCTGTTCGGCTCCAAATCCGGCTTCAATTCAATAAAAGAGTGCTTCGGCGATTATTCCCAGGAAATTTTCGCCATGGAGACCGGCCTCTCGTCCGACCCGGAAATGAACTGGACCTGGAGCGAGCTGGACCGCATCAAGCTGATCTCCAACTCCGACGCCCACTCCGGTGAAAAGCTGGGGCGCGAAGCCAACCTGTTCCGCGGAGAGATGTCTTACGAAGGCATCTACCGTGCGTTGCGCAGCGAAGGATTGGGACACAAATTTCTCGGTACGGTGGAGTTCTTTCCCGAAGAAGGCAAATACCACATGGACGGCCACCGCAAATGCGGCGTGACCATGGACCCCCACGAGACCATGGCCCGAGGCGGCATCTGCCCCGTCTGCGGCAAGCCGGTGACCGTGGGCGTATACAACCGCGTGCTGGAGCTTGCCGACAGGCAGGAACCGGTCAAGCCGCCGGGAGCCGCCAATTTCACCTCCCTGATTCCGCTCAAGGAAGTACTGTCCGAGGTGGTCGGCGTCGGTCCCAACTCCAAAAAGGTCAACACGCTCTACATGCAGCTGATCAAGGAATTCGGGACGGAAATGGACATTCTGCAGCGAGTGCCTGCGGAAGATCTGAACCGGTACTCCTGTCACCTCGGCGAAGGGTTGACCCGCATGCGAGAGGGTAATGTCCTCCGCAAGCCCGGATATGACGGTGAATTTGGCGTCATATCCGTATTCAACGAAAAAGAACGGGCAGAGATCAAGAATGGCGCCAGCCTGATCGCCAAGCCCAAACGAAAAAAGAAACAAACAAAAAACGCGGAACCTGAGGAAGCTGTGTGCACGCCTTTTACCCAAACTGTTGAAGAGACCAAACCGCTCACCTACAACACTGCACAGCAGGCTGCGATCAACGCAGGTCCTGGTCCTGTTCTTGTTCTGGCAGGCCCTGGAACCGGAAAGACCCAGACCCTCATGGGCCGTATCTCGCGTCTTATCGATGAGGGGGTGACTCCCCGCCGCATTCTGGCCCTGACATTTACCCGGCGCGCTGCCCAGGAAATGCGCACCCGCCTGAAGGCCCTCCGCGGAGAAGATGCGGAAATGCCACAGGCCGGCACGCTCCACGCCCTGTGTTTCGACTACTGGAAACACGCCTACAACGAGACCCCAGTCGTACTGCCGGAATCAGCCGCCAAAAAGCTGTTTGCCGATGTGAACCCGGAATTGAACGGGAAGAATCTCAATCACTACTGGAACAAGTACAACGTCGGGCGCGAGCAACTGGCTCCCCTTTCCAGCGATCTCGAAGATGCCCATATCAATTACGGCAATCAGAAGAACCATTGGGACTTGGTGGACTACACCGACCTGCTGGAGTTCATGCTCGAACAATCCGGCGCTCCGACTTTCAAGATGCCCTACACCCACGTTCTGGTGGATGAGGTGCAGGACCTTTCGCCGTTGCAGTTGGCTGTCATCCGCGGCATTGCAGGCGAATCCGGCAACGGCGTATTCTGCATCGGCGATCCCCGCCAGTCCATTTACGGCTTCCGCGGCGCAGTGGGGGACGTTGGCAATCGACTGGGCGAAATCTGGGATAAACTCGAGACCATCACCCTGAGTGAGAACTACCGCTCCGGCCAGAAGATTCTCGACTGCTCCGGCGCCCTGTTCCCGGACGATCCGCCCCTGCACGCCAATCTCGACATCGATGCCACCATTCATTTCTTTGAAGCTCCCGACGACGTTCGGGAAGCGACCTGGATCAGTGACAAGATCAAGGGCCTCATCGGTGCCACTTCGCACTCCATCTCCGATGCTGAGGGACATGGCGAGCTTGCCCCGGGCGACATCGCCGTACTGGTGCGCTTCAAAGCGCTGATTCCCATTCTGGAGAAAGCCCTGAAACGGGCCGGTATCCCGTGCTCCACCCCGGAGCTTGACGGATTCTGGCAGGAACCGCGTGTGGCCTCCATTCTCAAGGCTGCCCAACGTTTTCTGGGCATGTCATTGGAAGGACCGGACGAAAGCGACGATAATGAGTTCGTTGACATCCCCGATCATATCCTGGCCAAAGGCCCGGTCGGACTGGCCGCCTACCTGTCAGAGACACCGCCCTACGATCAGTTTTTCTGGGAAAGCCGTCAGTTCAAAGAGCTGAAAAAAGCCTTTGATGAACGCGGCGGCTGGCAGGGACTGGTCACCTGGGTATCCCTCCAGACCGAGCTGGAATTGATCCGACGCACTTCGGAAAAAGTTCAGATAATGACGCTGCATGCATCCAAGGGATTGGAATTCGACGCTGTTTTCATGCCTGCCTGTGAAGAGGGAATTCTGCCCTTTGCCGGTATGGACCTGCTCACCGCCAAGATTACTTTGACCCCCGGTCGCGGTCAGCGCTTCCACGAAGAACGACGCCTGATGTACGTGGGCATGAGCCGCGCCAAACGCAATCTCTACATCAGCCGATCCAGTCAGCGTAAGCTCTACGGTAAGACCCTGAATCTCCCCAGATCCCGCTATCTTCGCGAGATTCCGGAAAAACTTGTGACCCGTTCCACATTGTCAGCAAAAAGGGTCACCAAGGAAAAGCAGCTCGGTCTGCTGGATTAG
- a CDS encoding MarR family winged helix-turn-helix transcriptional regulator — MLFEKLKPRESLGFLSWKVSRLMTNDLAGLFASADIDVTVEQWRALIPLYKLDGLSQGELCELLSQEKTGVSRLVAALEKRGYVRREACENDRRIKYLYITDKGRELLEATVDIAVNNRDRLTQHVDPEELAICKRVLWQIIEPTLDCSCESHND; from the coding sequence ATGCTTTTTGAGAAACTGAAACCACGGGAGTCTCTTGGCTTCCTGAGCTGGAAAGTCTCCAGGCTCATGACGAATGATCTGGCAGGTCTGTTTGCCTCCGCTGATATCGACGTAACGGTTGAACAGTGGCGGGCGCTTATTCCGCTATACAAATTGGATGGCTTGTCTCAGGGCGAGCTTTGCGAACTGTTGTCACAGGAAAAAACCGGGGTGTCGCGACTGGTGGCTGCGCTGGAGAAGCGCGGGTATGTCAGACGCGAAGCCTGTGAAAACGATCGTCGCATCAAGTATTTGTATATTACGGACAAGGGAAGGGAACTGCTGGAAGCTACAGTCGATATTGCGGTGAATAATCGCGATAGGCTGACGCAACATGTCGATCCCGAAGAGTTGGCAATCTGCAAGCGGGTGTTGTGGCAGATAATCGAACCAACCTTGGACTGTTCGTGCGAATCTCATAACGATTAA
- a CDS encoding efflux RND transporter periplasmic adaptor subunit, producing the protein MKNVLKYMIMVLIILGMAAPAAAQKGGEAPPSPVVVDKVITGDMAPQSEFIGTVFFTEISNVASEVTGKVIDIKVKDGQRVKKGDILVRLSSSLLDKSISRARAKMKQAKAAYESAKLESDRVSSLFKSRSVSEGEFDSKRLNAEGLLYEYEAQQAALGQLLEEAAKKVIRAPYDGIVIDVKANRGEWMSVGSVVVVTARDDEYEVVVNAPREAFGVVKPGLKVGINLGGEQLPGEVFAVVPKGDVATRTFPVKIRVENNGALAEGMEARVILPRGLGGATMIVPRDAIISFHGQQVVWAVLDGKAVSMPVYVVGYRGLQAGVKSPKLKEGMDVVIKGNERLRPGQAVAPQQAEQKNAQ; encoded by the coding sequence ATGAAAAACGTGTTGAAATATATGATCATGGTATTGATTATTCTGGGAATGGCAGCGCCTGCCGCAGCCCAGAAAGGTGGAGAAGCGCCACCGTCACCGGTTGTGGTCGACAAGGTGATCACTGGTGACATGGCACCGCAGTCCGAGTTTATCGGGACAGTCTTTTTTACCGAAATTTCCAATGTTGCATCGGAAGTTACCGGTAAGGTCATAGATATCAAGGTAAAAGACGGACAGCGTGTGAAGAAAGGGGACATTCTGGTCCGTCTTTCCTCTTCACTTCTTGATAAGAGCATCAGCCGCGCCAGGGCCAAGATGAAGCAGGCCAAGGCCGCGTACGAATCCGCCAAACTGGAATCGGACCGCGTGTCCTCTCTCTTCAAGTCCCGTTCGGTTTCCGAAGGTGAGTTCGACTCCAAACGACTGAACGCCGAAGGGTTGCTCTACGAATATGAAGCGCAACAGGCTGCCTTGGGTCAACTGCTTGAAGAAGCGGCCAAGAAAGTCATTCGCGCTCCCTACGACGGGATTGTCATCGACGTCAAAGCCAACCGTGGCGAGTGGATGTCCGTGGGGTCCGTGGTCGTGGTCACTGCCCGTGATGATGAATACGAAGTGGTCGTCAACGCCCCGCGTGAAGCATTCGGCGTGGTCAAGCCCGGACTCAAGGTAGGGATCAACCTCGGCGGTGAACAGTTGCCAGGTGAAGTCTTTGCCGTGGTTCCCAAAGGTGATGTCGCCACTCGTACATTCCCGGTCAAGATTCGTGTCGAGAACAACGGCGCTCTGGCCGAAGGCATGGAAGCCCGTGTGATCCTGCCTCGCGGGCTCGGTGGCGCTACCATGATCGTTCCTCGTGATGCCATCATCTCCTTCCACGGCCAGCAGGTGGTATGGGCCGTTCTGGACGGCAAGGCCGTTTCCATGCCGGTATATGTTGTCGGCTATCGAGGCCTGCAGGCTGGCGTGAAGTCGCCCAAGCTCAAGGAAGGCATGGATGTGGTCATCAAAGGGAACGAGCGCTTGCGCCCCGGACAGGCCGTAGCTCCCCAACAAGCCGAACAAAAAAACGCTCAATAG